The following nucleotide sequence is from Vulpes lagopus strain Blue_001 chromosome 1, ASM1834538v1, whole genome shotgun sequence.
tccattgtatggatatatcacttttgtttatccactcaacAATTGATGGGagatttgagttgtttccatgtATTAGCTAATAGGAATAATACTtccatgtacaagtttttggGTAGATATAGATTTCTAATTCTCTTGGATACACATTTTTGGAGTAGTATTACCTAATAACATAACTCTGaatttaacttcttgaggaactgaCAGTTTTCTAAAGTGATTGTACCATTTGATATCCCTAATGATtgcaatttttctatattttcaatcTGCATGAACACTCGCTCACcctacctaccttccttccttccttccttcctttccttcctttccttccttttcagcCATCCTACTGGGTGTGGattttcactgtggttttgatttgtacttccctaatTTCTTGTaattttgagtatcttttcatgagTTTATTAGCTATTTGGATATCTTCTTTACAGAAATATCCATTCAAATTCTTTAGCTATTTTTAgtaggtttatttctttattgttgagttgtaaaagttttttttatgtaGTCTAGATATAGGCCCcatatcacatatataatttgcagatatcttctcccattctgtggaatGTCTTTTCTCTTGATGGTATCATTAATAGCACAAAAGtctgtctacttttttttcttttgacactCGGGTTTTGGTGGCATATCTAAGAAACAGATGCCTAACTCCAGAtcacaaatatttactcatctgtttccttctcagagtctatagttttatctctttaggtctatgatccattttgagttaattttggtagATGGGCcatttgcatgtggatgtccagttgttcagcatcatttgttgagaAAAGGAATTTATTCCATTAAATTgccttggcacccttgttgaaatcAACAACTTACTATAAATGTGAGGATTTACTGATAGAGTCATAGTCCTACTGTATTAATATATATGACTCTCCTTAGACCAGAACCACAACGTCTTGATTGCCATAGAttgcagtaagttttgaaattaggacaCGTGAatcttttttctcaattttttctctttttttagggtTAAAGATGTACATGCATCACTAATATTAGATAAATCAAATGGTATTTaacaaaagaatagaagaaaagaggTTGAGTGCTCACAAGTTCACAAATGAATtctatgaaataaatgttaagaaaacaacTTCAGGTCAAAGGTATATAATCATCACTGAACAAGTGACAAATATTGGTATGTGGAAGGACTGCCTATGGATATGCATTAGAAGACTGAGCcatttcttctatttccattttatctattcatataACTACTAATGAATGAAACTAAGTAAAACCAACTAAAAACTAATGGAATAATCAGAATTATGCTGGTTTCTTCTGCCTAAAAATTTAGACAAAAGAGTTGAGATACTCCATCTAGTATCCCAACAACACTGATCatgacattttccatttttaaaattgaagcaaGTGACACTCAGAAATGTTAAGTTCACATTGTGAGAGCCAGAGTCTAGCATtagatttaaatcttttttttttttttaagtttttattgtcTCTGCTGCCAGTGAAGTAAAACCTACATGAAAGTGTGACACTGGAGTAGCAGAAAAcaatatcaatataaatatactataatgtttaagcttttattttgcATTGTGTACAGTGCTCAGTGTTTACATACTATATGAATTAATCCTTAAAAATCACCTTATGAGGAGGTATAATCTCAATTTAAATAACAGGGACctaagtaacttgttcaaagtTAGATCAAATACACATAAGAATTAGAATCCCCTTGTGCTGTTAACTACTGCATTCTCAAAGCCATCATATCCCAATCTCTCATGAAGGCATAAAAATTTGGACAGCCCCCAGGAACATTTATGGAAAATTTGCAACCACTTTCCAGATTCTGAAAACAATGTTTATCAATTACCACAGTGAATTAAGGAAACACAATTGCTAGACTGTGCACCATCAATTTCTGTTAACAGACCAGCACTGGACGCGTAGGGGAAAAGAGACTCAGATATACAAGGACACATGGTATCAGCCCTAAATCTGGGTAGACGATGCACTAAGTGTTCCCTACTTTCTAAAGTATCTAACATTATATTTCACCTGGCATGAATAAAGGGCCCTGCCACTCCCCTAGCTCTTCTGGATCAGAGCAGGAGCTCTCCAGGATCAGAGAGCTGTTCTGTGCTGTAGAACAGCGCCTGCTATACAAAGATCTTAAAACTTCAGTGCATTAAGAGTAAAGGTTAACAACCCAGACTCCATTGGaagtaaatcataaaaaaaaactttcaaaagctctcatttatatgaaaaagtatagatataaaagtaaatacattacATAGTTTAGAGTAAAAGTTACTGCTGCAAGTaattagatgaaatattttttttttttttacacaggcaggtgaaacaattttatttcacagttgtctgtaaaaccacaaagacactatgttcttcatataaaaacattagtaCAGATAACTAtactttctagaaaatgattatatagaccctctcaaagaaaaatgcacaccATTATATGGTTCAGACAAGTTACTTGGGAAAAACACATCTGGACCGATTCCTAAAACATACCAGAAGACCACGCCACATCTTTTGGTTCAAAGTATAGATTACTGTCATCAGTAAGGGCTCCTGCATTCTTACATATTTGATAATACACATACAGACTGGTTTGTGACTTAATGCTCCATTGGTTCATCAGCCTTTTCTGCAGGTTCATCAGCAGGTTGAGCAggctgtgcctttctctgtggtCTTTCTTCAAGACCTTCCAGGAACGGagatacatcatcatcatcatcataaatcGTAAACTCCAAGTCTTTACCAACAATTCCAATGGAAACATTCTTTGTAGTTAGGTCCTGTTCTGCAGGAAGTGTCTCTCGTAAGGCACGCAGACCATGTTTAACCAGTTCATTCAAATTGCATTCCATAAACCCAGACATATGTCTCTCCAAGTAAGTACGAGCTGATTGAGAACGGGCTCCAATGGACATGGCTCTACAGTCAAAATAGTTGGCAGATGGACAGGTTTGGAAAATGTGAGGGCCCATATCATCATAACCAGCAATGAGCAGTCCAACACCATATGGTCTCCAGCCATACCGTTGTGTTGGTATCTGGGTCTTGCTTCCAATTAGAGATACAAGacgagacacaggaagaggtctGTCAAAAACAAATCTGGAATCCAAACACTCCTGGCGCATAAAATTACATAACAGTCTAGCATCAGCAGTAAGTCCCGCAATTGAGATACCAATATGGTTATCAACATGAagaattttcttctgatgagCTGCAAGCTCTGACTGTGCTCTCTTCAATGCAACCAACACTGCATGGGTTTTTGATTTCAGACCAACTGTGGCTGAACCTTGTTTGACAGCTTCCATTGCATATTCAATTTGATGAATCCTGCCCTGAGGGCTCCAAACAGTGACGTCATTGTCATACTGGTTGCGAAACATGGTTCCGGCGCGGGTCCCGCTGCGGCCTCCAGCAGAGGTGGCGGCTTCAGGAGCGCGGCccagatgaaatattttaaaaataactaggtGTATTAAGATTCTCATGAAGTAGCAAATTATTCATGAAAAGCCATGCTTCTAAATAAGACATGACAAAATTAAAGCTATCATAGCCTAAAGTAAATAgttatacattcattcatttctttatagcAAATACTGAGTGTAGTCCATGTGCCACTGACTGAGCTGGTCCCCATTGTCACTCAGAttcaatgaagaataaaataagattacTTTAGCTTCAGTAGTTACTTCTGCTTATGATTGGCAAGATACTTTAAAAAGCTATCAAAATGCAATCCAGCTTGATCCTGGTGTGAAAATATActttccaaaagttaaaaatgcgATTCTCATGCTAATTTAGAGTGAATACATGTCAAAAGTGTATTTACATTATTAATGACAGTAAAGAACATTTGGGAACTGAgtggatttaaagaaaaaatatgagaataataCTGTTATGTTAGATAAAAATCTGGTTAATATACTACAGGATAAACCCTAAACAACctctacttgtgtgtgtgtgtgtatgtgtgtgtgtacaaaattTTTGTGTACAGAAATCATTTACATCTATACCAGCAGGAATTATGGGTTAATATGGAACTTCACAAAATCAGGGATATGACAAAATACATCCTCAGACATCTAAATAATCCTTGGGTTAGCCTGTTAATAATGCCCTAAATTGTCAAGATAAGCAACCAACATTTTGCCTTATTTATAGGATCTAATGTCTCTTAACATTAGGTAAGGTAAATATATTAATTACTGAATTCTTCAGAAAGAAAAGGGGATTCTCAGAGGccaaaagaaaaaggggaaataaaaataagataaaaatcagaCAATTAACTTTCAGAAATGGATACGCAGAAGTTGTCTTGTTGGTAAATAATATTAGCTGCACAGGACTCTCAACTAATGCCTGGATCCTTCCAAAGTGGGAAACAGTCTAATATTCCTTAGGTTAAACTTAGAGAGCTAAAGTATTAATGAAAGATGGGCTGATAAACATCTATGTCCCAGCAAAAAAAACTTCCAGATTAGTAATTAGGATACCAATAGTAGGACTAGTAATAGTCCCTCTAAGAATGTGCAAAGCCAGGTAGGTCTCTGTTGAGTCTGCAGTTCAAACTTACACTACCAAGTACTCCAGGACCCTAAGTTGAGAAAGTAAGCTAACTTTCTCTTTGCAACTGGAAGATGCAAATACAAAACcactttttttcagctttattgaaatataatt
It contains:
- the LOC121495609 gene encoding proteasome subunit alpha type-1-like yields the protein MFRNQYDNDVTVWSPQGRIHQIEYAMEAVKQGSATVGLKSKTHAVLVALKRAQSELAAHQKKILHVDNHIGISIAGLTADARLLCNFMRQECLDSRFVFDRPLPVSRLVSLIGSKTQIPTQRYGWRPYGVGLLIAGYDDMGPHIFQTCPSANYFDCRAMSIGARSQSARTYLERHMSGFMECNLNELVKHGLRALRETLPAEQDLTTKNVSIGIVGKDLEFTIYDDDDDVSPFLEGLEERPQRKAQPAQPADEPAEKADEPMEH